The proteins below come from a single Drosophila kikkawai strain 14028-0561.14 chromosome 3R, DkikHiC1v2, whole genome shotgun sequence genomic window:
- the LOC138928937 gene encoding uncharacterized protein produces MYDGVLRLPLPPGCEVVGFADDNALVTVEKHLTEGVLISIRKIVEKVSFRVGSTIIESTPVIKYLGVMNDHRLNFKTHLENAAAKASKPTAAISRMMANNRGPKQHSKRLIATVVTSTILYAAPIWAEAMQR; encoded by the coding sequence ATGTACGACGGGGTTCTCAGACTGCCATTACCCCCTGGCTGCGAGGTAGTGGGGTTCGCTGATGACAATGCActggtcacggtggagaagcacctTACCGAAGGAGTGCTCATAAGCATCAGAAAAATAGTAGAGAAGGTGAGCTTCAGGGTCGGCTCGACTATCATCGAGTCCACCCCGGTGATCAAGTACCTGGGAGTCATGAACGACCACAGGCTGAACTTCAAGACCCACCTGGAAAacgcagcggccaaggcatCCAAACCTACTGCTGCCATctcgaggatgatggccaacaacCGTGGCCCCAAGCAGCATAGCAAGCGACTGATAGCGACAGTGGTGACCTCGACCATCCTGTATGCCGCGCCAATATGGGCTGAAGCCATGCAGAGATAG